In Leptidea sinapis chromosome 41, ilLepSina1.1, whole genome shotgun sequence, the following are encoded in one genomic region:
- the LOC126976661 gene encoding cytosolic Fe-S cluster assembly factor NUBP1 homolog has protein sequence MSSIPENAPNHCPGPQSEEAGKVSACAGCPNQNVCASGPTGPDPAIAIIKEKLSNVKHKILILSGKGGVGKSTVTSLLGNALAASNPDINVGILDADICGPSQPRVLGVRGEQVHNSGSGWSPVYVKDNLSLMSIGFLLSSPDDAVIWRGPKKNGMIKQFLSEVDWGDLDYLLIDTPPGTSDEHLSAVQYLRGAGLRGAVVVSTPQEVALLDVRKEIQFCRKVGVPVLGLVENMALFVCPNCNSRSEIFPATTGGGAQLCEEMGVPLLGCLPLDPLLARCCDTGADFTQHAPNSPALAHLRSIVQKIIASCESSSGQETSS, from the exons atgagttCTATACCAGAAAACGCTCCAAATC ACTGTCCTGGGCCTCAGAGTGAAGAAGCGGGCAAAGTATCTGCCTGTGCTGGTTGTCCAAACCAAAATGTTTGTGCATCAG gtcCCACTGGCCCGGATCCTGCTATAGCTATAATAAAGGAAAAACTATCAAATGTGAAGCATAAAATCCTTATTCTATCCGGAAAAGGTGGAGTTGGCAAGAGTACTGTAACATCTCTGCTTGGGAATGCATTGGCCGCATCTAACCCTGACATCAAT GTGGGGATTCTGGACGCGGACATTTGCGGGCCCAGCCAGCCGCGTGTGCTGGGCGTGCGCGGTGAGCAAGTGCACAACTCCGGGTCGGGGTGGTCACCGGTG tacGTGAAGGACAACTTGTCACTAATGTCTATCGGATTCTTGCTGAGCAGTCCCGATGACGCGGTTATTTGGCGCGGCCCGAAGAAAAATG gGATGATAAAGCAGTTCTTGAGTGAAGTGGATTGGGGTGACCTTGACTATCTTCTGATCGATACGCCACCAG GCACTTCGGATGAGCACCTGTCGGCCGTGCAGTACCTGCGCGGCGCGGGGTTGCGTGGCGCCGTGGTCGTTAGCACGCCGCAGGAGGTGGCTCTGCTGGACGTGCGCAAGGAGATCCAGTTCTGCCGCAAGGTGGGCGTGCCCGTGCTCGGCCTCGTGGAAAATATGGCACTGTTCGTGTGCCCCAACTGCAAT AGTCGTAGCGAGATATTCCCGGCCACTACTGGAGGCGGTGCGCAGCTCTGTGAGGAGATGGGCGTGCCACTGCTGGGCTGCCTGCCGCTCGACCCGCTCCTAGCCCGTTGCTGCGACACCGGCGCGGACTTCACGCAGCACGCGCCTAACTCGCCCGCGCTGGCGCACCTGCGCTCCATCGTGCAGA AGATCATTGCATCTTGCGAATCATCGAGTGGACAAGAGACGTCGAGCTAA
- the LOC126976456 gene encoding FAD-linked sulfhydryl oxidase ALR, which produces MPSHHDEEEDKPCRACSDFKSWAKSQKKGVPKTNEPAPPKPNKECPLDKEELGNSTWGFLHTMASYYPEKPTKAQSDDMAKFFNIFSQFYPCEPCALDFQNDIKTHPPKTKTRDELAKWLCERHNTVNVKLGKPKFDCSKVHERWKDGWLDGSCD; this is translated from the exons ATGCCGTCTCATCACGATGAAGAGGAAGATAAGCCTTGCAGGGCTTGTTCTGACTTCAAATCTTGGGCTAAGTCCCAAAAAAAGGGTGTTCCAAAGACTAATGAACCT gcgCCACCGAAACCTAATAAAGAGTGTCCACTAGACAAAGAGGAATTAGGGAATTCAACATGGGGCTTTCTTCACACAATGGCCTCATACTATCCTGAAAAGCCCACAAAAGCACAATCAGATGATATGGccaagttttttaatattttttcacagtTTTATCCATGTGAGCCTTGTGCACTTGATTTTCAAAACGA CATAAAAACACATCCACCAAAGACAAAAACCAGAGATGAACTGGCAAAATGGCTGTGTGAAAGACACAATACAGTGAATGTTAAACTTGGTAAACCCAAGTTTGATTGCAGTAAAGTACATGAACGGTGGAAGGATGGCTGGCTTGATGGGTCTTGTGATTGA